In a single window of the Carassius carassius chromosome 26, fCarCar2.1, whole genome shotgun sequence genome:
- the ccdc167 gene encoding coiled-coil domain-containing protein 167: MSKSRTSKKEKISVASEIDRTEERKLHCKNSLERVEFRHRKEQLSDNDRLALEDEMIILNERIQKYEKELQVLRGENRKNMILSVALLAISALFYYAFI; encoded by the exons ATGAGCAAATCAAGAACCTCGAAGAAAGAGAAAATAAGTGTGGCAAGCGAG attgaCCGCACTGAAGAGCGCAAATTGCACTGTAAAAACAGCCTGGAGAGAGTAGAATTCAGACATAGAAAAGAGCAGCTCTCAGACAATGACAG GCTGGCCCTAGAAGATGAGATGATCATATTGAATGAAAGAATTCAGAAATATG AAAAGGAACTGCAGGTGCTGAGAGGAGAAAACAGGAAGAACATGATCCTGTCTGTCGCTCTGTTAGCCATCAGTGCTCTTTTCTACTACGCGTTTATATAA
- the si:ch211-214j24.14 gene encoding uncharacterized protein si:ch211-214j24.14, whose product MEPELGSLETSEMVLVQEDHSENQSSTSDIIHLEAELHQRAESDEEEELQSSMLSMTGSELEDIGALSADSDLKPPQTVELLVCVEEPVVEETDAEVASEPIFTHTPLLSEPLDFMLASVPIPEIISQVLDHLPPSTVTLSEEPHPSESESINAPRVSLSSSEEVVPKADPLSPFELPVLLVGGAALVAVLGILAYTLIRK is encoded by the coding sequence ATGGAGCCAGAACTTGGTAGTCTAGAGACCAGTGAGATGGTCCTAGTTCAAGAGGACCACAGCGAGAACCAATCCTCTACCTCTGACATCATCCACCTAGAGGCGGAGCTCCATCAGAGGGCGGAgtcagatgaggaggaggagcttCAGAGCAGCATGCTGAGCATGACTGGCAGTGAGCTGGAAGACATTGGAGCACTTTCTGCAGATTCAGATCTCAAGCCTCCACAGACTGTGGAGCTCCTGGTGTGTGTGGAGGAGCCAGTTGTGGAGGAAACTGATGCAGAGGTGGCTTCTGAGCCGATTTTCACTCACACACCACTTCTGTCTGAGCCTTTAGATTTTATGCTGGCTTCTGTTCCCATACCTGAAATCATTTCACAAGTTTTAGATCATCTCCCACCCTCCACAGTCACACTCTCAGAGGAACCTCATCCCTCTGAATCAGAGTCTATTAATGCACCTCGTGTGTCACTGTCATCTTCAGAAGAGGTTGTTCCAAAGGCAGACCCGCTTTCACCCTTTGAACTCCCTGTGCTGCTGGTTGGTGGTGCCGCCCTGGTGGCGGTACTGGGTATACTTGCATATACCCTTATTAGAAAATAG